One genomic segment of Nitrosopumilus sp. includes these proteins:
- a CDS encoding bifunctional 5,10-methylenetetrahydrofolate dehydrogenase/5,10-methenyltetrahydrofolate cyclohydrolase, whose product MTGVRIDGKVIAQAVKDRVKKAVDEMKSQGITPCLATVLIGDNSASATYVKNKHNACQEVGIETKDHKLDASISQNELNGIIDNLNSDSSVHGILIQLPLPKHLDEFATISRISPLKDVDGLTPHNAGLLAMKKAILVACTPSGVMEMFDYHGINLEGKNVVLINRSNLVGKPLYHLLLDKNATVMTCHSKTKNLKEICQAADIIITAVGDRNKFTLSADMIKEGAIVIDVAISRHNEKLVGDSDYDEIIQKASFATPVPGGVGPMTVAMLLKNTITAASLSSQIGR is encoded by the coding sequence ATGACAGGAGTTAGAATTGACGGCAAAGTTATTGCCCAGGCAGTCAAAGACAGAGTCAAAAAAGCTGTTGATGAGATGAAATCTCAAGGAATTACACCATGTTTAGCCACGGTTCTAATTGGAGATAATTCTGCTTCTGCAACATATGTGAAAAACAAACACAATGCATGCCAAGAGGTAGGCATTGAAACTAAGGATCACAAACTTGATGCATCAATTTCCCAAAACGAATTAAACGGTATCATTGATAATTTAAATTCAGATAGTTCAGTTCATGGAATTTTAATCCAATTACCATTACCAAAACATCTAGATGAATTTGCAACAATATCAAGAATTTCACCACTAAAAGATGTAGATGGTTTAACACCACACAACGCAGGATTACTTGCAATGAAAAAAGCAATTCTAGTTGCATGCACACCATCAGGAGTAATGGAGATGTTTGATTATCATGGAATTAATTTAGAAGGAAAAAATGTCGTCTTAATTAATAGAAGCAATCTTGTAGGAAAGCCTCTGTATCATTTGCTTTTAGATAAAAATGCAACTGTCATGACATGTCACTCTAAAACAAAGAATCTAAAAGAAATTTGTCAAGCAGCAGATATTATAATTACAGCAGTTGGAGACAGAAACAAGTTTACACTGAGTGCAGATATGATTAAAGAAGGAGCTATTGTAATTGATGTTGCAATCTCAAGACATAATGAAAAACTAGTGGGAGATTCAGATTATGACGAAATTATTCAAAAAGCATCATTTGCAACACCAGTTCCAGGAGGAGTAGGTCCAATGACAGTTGCAATGCTATTAAAAAATACCATAACTGCAGCATCTCTGAGTAGTCAAATTGGAAGATAG
- a CDS encoding 5-formyltetrahydrofolate cyclo-ligase — translation MEDSPEKKSLRNLLLEKRDNTSFDLMKIASAKIQKKLKKIYAYKNANKIGLYYPIGSEMLTQDIIQEIISEGKEVFLPKVVGKNIEFRKISDFSSLEKGSFDIMEPKDDCPVDNNLEVIIIPTVGISPDGVRLGYGHGFYDRFLAENKTTTISITLEKQIVKKIPRSEHDILIDWIVTEDRMIQTQR, via the coding sequence TTGGAAGATAGTCCCGAAAAGAAATCACTTAGAAATCTTCTTTTAGAAAAAAGAGACAACACATCTTTTGATCTAATGAAGATTGCAAGTGCAAAGATTCAAAAAAAATTAAAAAAAATTTATGCATACAAAAATGCAAATAAAATTGGATTGTACTATCCTATTGGAAGTGAAATGTTAACACAAGATATCATCCAAGAAATAATCAGTGAAGGAAAAGAGGTTTTCTTACCAAAAGTTGTTGGAAAAAATATAGAATTTAGAAAAATATCGGATTTCTCAAGCCTAGAAAAGGGTAGTTTTGATATCATGGAGCCCAAAGATGATTGTCCAGTAGATAACAATCTAGAGGTGATAATTATACCAACAGTTGGAATTTCACCAGACGGTGTGAGATTAGGCTATGGTCATGGATTCTATGATAGGTTTTTAGCTGAAAACAAGACAACTACAATTTCAATTACATTAGAAAAACAAATTGTAAAAAAAATTCCAAGATCAGAACACGATATTCTAATTGATTGGATTGTTACTGAGGATAGAATGATTCAAACTCAAAGATAG